The following coding sequences lie in one Treponema socranskii subsp. buccale genomic window:
- the gltA gene encoding NADPH-dependent glutamate synthase gives MTEYISANELEAQAKKEFDEIERKIKTAPLSPKDRMAIPLQEMPVADPKKRAHEMGEVALGYTKEMAINEANRCLQCKNEPCVAGCPVGIAIPQFIAEIQKGDFKSAIDTIKLTNLLPAICGRVCPQEKQCQQECTVGKIHKTVDKAVSIGRLERFVADWERTNNKTTLPTVAKATGKKVAVVGSGPAGLTVAADCARAGHDVTVFDAFHKAGGVMLYGIPEFRLPKDIVAKEVDNLKKMGVKFEMNFLVGRTDTLDQLLTEKGFDAAFIGTGAGLPKFLNIPGENLIGVFSANEYLSRANLMKAYMKGTADTPYYEAKNVIVVGGGNVAMDAARMALRLGAEHVSIVYRRTRDEMPARKEEVGHAEEEGVEFRFLENPIEVLGIESEDRALNGRVRGIKALRYELGEPDASGRRRPVAIPGSEHEIPCDAVIVALGNGSNPLLVRTTPGLDADKHGHIVVDDKQATSKTKVWAGGDIVLGAATVILAMGEGRKAAASINEYLAG, from the coding sequence ATGACGGAATATATTTCAGCAAATGAATTGGAAGCGCAGGCGAAAAAGGAATTCGACGAAATCGAACGGAAGATAAAAACCGCTCCGCTTTCTCCGAAAGACCGCATGGCGATCCCGCTTCAGGAAATGCCGGTCGCGGATCCGAAAAAACGTGCGCACGAAATGGGCGAAGTCGCGCTCGGCTATACGAAAGAGATGGCGATCAACGAAGCGAACCGCTGTCTCCAATGCAAAAACGAACCCTGTGTCGCAGGCTGCCCCGTCGGCATCGCGATTCCGCAGTTCATCGCGGAAATCCAAAAGGGGGACTTCAAATCGGCGATCGACACGATTAAACTGACGAACCTTTTGCCGGCGATCTGCGGCCGCGTGTGCCCGCAGGAAAAGCAGTGTCAACAGGAATGTACGGTCGGAAAGATTCACAAAACGGTCGATAAAGCGGTTTCGATCGGACGGCTCGAACGATTCGTCGCGGATTGGGAACGCACGAACAATAAAACGACGCTGCCGACGGTCGCAAAAGCGACGGGTAAAAAAGTCGCCGTCGTCGGATCTGGGCCTGCAGGGCTCACGGTCGCGGCCGACTGCGCGAGAGCGGGTCACGACGTTACCGTATTCGACGCGTTCCACAAAGCCGGCGGCGTCATGCTTTACGGTATTCCCGAATTCCGTCTTCCGAAAGACATCGTCGCAAAGGAAGTCGACAATCTGAAAAAGATGGGCGTCAAATTCGAAATGAACTTTCTCGTCGGACGCACCGACACACTCGATCAGCTTTTGACGGAAAAGGGCTTCGACGCCGCCTTTATCGGCACGGGCGCGGGACTTCCGAAATTCCTCAATATTCCGGGAGAAAATCTCATCGGCGTATTCAGCGCGAACGAATACCTTTCGCGTGCCAATTTGATGAAAGCGTATATGAAGGGTACTGCCGACACGCCGTATTACGAAGCGAAAAACGTCATCGTCGTGGGCGGCGGAAACGTCGCGATGGACGCCGCGCGCATGGCGCTCCGGCTCGGCGCGGAACACGTCAGCATCGTGTACCGCAGAACGCGCGATGAAATGCCCGCGCGAAAAGAAGAAGTCGGCCACGCGGAAGAAGAGGGCGTCGAATTCCGCTTCCTCGAAAACCCGATCGAAGTGCTCGGCATCGAAAGCGAAGACAGAGCGCTGAACGGCCGCGTGCGCGGCATCAAAGCGCTGCGATACGAACTCGGCGAACCCGACGCATCGGGCAGGCGGAGACCCGTCGCGATTCCCGGAAGCGAACACGAAATCCCGTGCGATGCGGTCATCGTCGCCCTCGGTAACGGCAGCAATCCCCTGCTCGTTCGGACGACGCCCGGCCTCGATGCGGATAAACACGGTCACATCGTCGTCGACGATAAACAGGCTACGAGCAAAACGAAAGTGTGGGCGGGCGGCGACATCGTGCTCGGAGCGGCGACGGTCATCCTCGCCATGGGCGAAGGCAGAAAAGCGGCGGCGAGCATAAACGAATATTTGGCCGGCTGA
- a CDS encoding GerMN domain-containing protein has translation MAERNTKKKNTGFAFACWLLVALILLVFFFVKKDTILSNLQNTDFFGRVFGKTPEFVQNHEQKQNPKSGDDAFQIDILPEANSTESSVTENNRSSVTKQNENIAQKPTSIPDAQKPADRSNAEKNGETKPAEKPKTDTRGTEAKPAEKPKTDTRHTDKTQSPKSAPQPATTINVPLCFVVIGSDGSVSRQIVTRKLPKSDSPLTDTLNSLLAGPSAEERARNTMTLIPSGTRLLGASVKNGIATLNFNEAFSFNSVGVQGYLAQLMQIVYTATSFSTVNSVQFIIEGQREDYLGSEGTWIGSPLSRSSFQ, from the coding sequence ATGGCTGAACGGAATACAAAAAAGAAGAATACGGGATTTGCATTTGCGTGCTGGCTCCTCGTCGCGCTCATTCTGCTCGTATTCTTTTTTGTTAAAAAAGATACCATACTTTCAAATCTGCAAAACACCGATTTTTTCGGCCGCGTGTTCGGAAAGACTCCTGAGTTCGTCCAAAACCACGAACAAAAACAAAATCCGAAAAGCGGTGACGACGCATTTCAAATAGATATTTTACCCGAAGCGAATTCGACAGAGTCGTCCGTCACCGAAAATAACCGGTCGAGCGTTACAAAGCAAAACGAAAACATTGCACAAAAACCGACTTCAATACCCGACGCGCAAAAACCTGCCGATCGGTCGAATGCCGAAAAAAACGGTGAAACAAAACCTGCTGAAAAGCCGAAAACTGACACTCGGGGCACCGAAGCGAAGCCTGCAGAAAAACCGAAAACGGATACACGGCACACCGACAAAACGCAAAGTCCGAAAAGCGCACCCCAGCCTGCGACGACGATAAACGTGCCGCTCTGCTTCGTCGTCATCGGATCCGACGGATCGGTGAGCCGCCAAATCGTAACGCGCAAACTGCCGAAGTCGGATTCTCCGCTCACCGATACGCTGAACTCACTTTTAGCCGGCCCGAGCGCGGAAGAAAGAGCGCGCAACACGATGACGTTGATCCCTTCAGGCACACGGCTTCTCGGTGCTTCGGTAAAAAACGGTATCGCAACGCTCAATTTCAACGAAGCCTTTTCGTTCAACAGCGTCGGCGTGCAGGGCTACCTCGCACAGCTCATGCAGATTGTCTACACGGCGACTTCGTTCAGCACCGTCAACAGCGTGCAGTTTATCATCGAAGGACAGCGCGAAGATTATCTCGGAAGCGAAGGCACGTGGATAGGCTCTCCGCTGTCGCGTTCGAGCTTTCAATAA
- a CDS encoding sulfide/dihydroorotate dehydrogenase-like FAD/NAD-binding protein, with protein sequence MFKILEKREISAGVYYMKFEAPEIARNRKAGQFVIVQLDEDYGERVPLTIADANAEEGWVVLVFQAVGATTYKLAQKKTGDSIAAVLGPLGNPSVIEKRDGPVVVVGGGFGVAPCYPIVQALKAVGNKVIMIIGARNKDLLIFVDEMKKVADEVIVMTDDGSAGRQGLVTVPLDELCKSQTPPAEVIAIGPPIMMKFAAKTTEKYNIPTVVSLNTIMIDGTGMCGGCRVTVGDETKFVCVDGPDFDAHKVDWDNMMMRMGTFKTQEQEEFHKCKLESVLEQKAQA encoded by the coding sequence ATGTTCAAAATTCTTGAAAAGAGAGAAATTTCCGCCGGCGTCTACTACATGAAATTCGAAGCTCCCGAAATTGCGCGCAACCGCAAAGCGGGGCAATTCGTCATCGTGCAGCTCGACGAGGATTACGGAGAACGCGTTCCGCTGACGATCGCGGATGCGAATGCGGAAGAAGGCTGGGTCGTGCTCGTCTTTCAGGCGGTCGGAGCGACGACGTATAAACTCGCGCAAAAAAAGACGGGGGATTCCATCGCTGCGGTGCTGGGCCCGCTCGGAAATCCGTCGGTTATCGAAAAGCGCGACGGGCCGGTCGTCGTCGTAGGCGGCGGTTTCGGAGTCGCACCGTGTTATCCGATCGTGCAGGCGCTGAAAGCGGTCGGCAATAAAGTGATTATGATCATCGGCGCGAGAAACAAGGATTTGCTCATCTTCGTCGATGAGATGAAAAAGGTTGCGGACGAAGTTATCGTCATGACCGACGACGGAAGCGCGGGCAGGCAGGGGCTCGTCACGGTGCCGCTCGATGAGCTCTGCAAATCCCAAACGCCGCCTGCGGAAGTCATCGCTATCGGGCCTCCCATCATGATGAAGTTCGCTGCAAAGACGACGGAAAAATACAATATTCCGACGGTGGTGTCGCTCAATACGATTATGATCGACGGTACCGGTATGTGCGGCGGCTGCCGCGTTACGGTCGGCGACGAAACGAAATTCGTGTGCGTCGACGGACCGGATTTCGATGCGCATAAAGTCGATTGGGACAATATGATGATGCGCATGGGCACGTTCAAAACGCAGGAACAGGAAGAGTTCCATAAATGCAAACTGGAAAGCGTGCTCGAGCAAAAAGCGCAAGCATAA